The genomic segment AACGGCCTAAGCACGCTCGAAGCCGATATCCTGGATATCGTCTGGCAACACAAAAAAATCACCGTGCGAGAGGTCCATGAGACGATGCTCGAAGAAGGCTACATACCCTATACGACCGTTATGGCCGCCATGAACAATATGTCGCAAAAAGGCCTGCTCAAGCAGAACAAGGACGGTAAGGCGTATGTCTACGCGGCTTCGATATCGCGGGACAACACGGCGAAGGCGATTGTCGATTCGGTAGTCAACAGAATCCTTGGCGGCGTTTCGACACCGCTCGTTTCCCACTTGCTCAAACTTAAGAGCAACGATGATGTTGAGAAACTACTTGAGCTAAAAAAACAGTTGAATAAATAGCTATTCCGCAAAGACACGTTTCGACTAACAAGGCGGTCGACTGTGCCGGTCTGGCAATCGCTTTTATTTAACCATATCATGCCATCGATTTTCAATGCGGCAGTTACGCTGCTGCTTGTCGTTGCAATCTTTAAGGTATTTCGCGTAAAAGACCCCGCGACCAGGTTTATGTTCCTTTTTCTCCCGCTCATAAAACCTTTTATCATATTGCTCGAAAACCCCTCTGGAATGCGTTTGGAGTCTACCGATATGACGGTACATTTAATGGGTCGCCTGCCGGACCCGTTAAATCTAATCTCGTCGCCGATAAAGGAGTTTGCCGAGTTTACCTATGATCACTCAGCGACCATGATCGCGCTTCTAATCGCGGTAATCGCAATATTTATAGTAATAACGACGCGCTGGCTACAGCTCTTTCTCTTCTTAAACGGCTTTAAGCACAAGAAATCGCTGAGCAAATCCGAATGTCCCCAAGTATATGAGATTCTCGACGACCTCGTGCCAAGACTAAATGTCGCATATCCTAAAG from the Actinomycetota bacterium genome contains:
- a CDS encoding BlaI/MecI/CopY family transcriptional regulator, which translates into the protein MEKESRTRKRSKKLGINGLSTLEADILDIVWQHKKITVREVHETMLEEGYIPYTTVMAAMNNMSQKGLLKQNKDGKAYVYAASISRDNTAKAIVDSVVNRILGGVSTPLVSHLLKLKSNDDVEKLLELKKQLNK